A window of the Brassica oleracea var. oleracea cultivar TO1000 chromosome C1, BOL, whole genome shotgun sequence genome harbors these coding sequences:
- the LOC106345106 gene encoding uncharacterized protein LOC106345106 — translation MAAPFFSTPFQPYVYQSQEDTVTPFQILGGEAQVVQIMLKPQEKVIAKPGSMCYMSGSIEMENTYTPEQEVGVVQWVLGKSVSSVLLRNTGQTDGFVGIAAPSLARILPMDLAMFGGDILCQPDAFLCSVHDVKVVNSVYQRHRARNIAAAGAEVFLRQRLSGQGLAFITAGGSVVQKNLEVGEVLTIDVSCIAALTPPINFRINYHAAPVRRAVFGGDNVVTATLTGPGIVFIQSLPFHRLSQRIARSVTSPNMRENPRFLVQIGLFLFLAYVVIASSLILTEM, via the exons AGTCAAGAAGATACAGTTACACCTTTCCAAATTCTGGGTGGTGAAGCACAGGTTGTTCAG ATTATGTTAAAACCACAGGAGAAGGTCATTGCTAAGCCTG GTTCAATGTGCTACATGTCTGGCTCCATTGAGATGGAGAATACTTATACCCCTGAACAAGAAGTTGGTGTTGTACAGTGGGTTTTAGGCAAGAGTGTTAGCAGTGTGCTTCTTCGCAACACCGGCCAAACCGATGGTTTTGTCGGTATCGCTGCACCTTCTTTGGCAAGGATTCTTCCA ATGGATCTGGCAATGTTTGGTGGGGACATCCTTTGCCAG CCAGATGCATTTCTCTGTTCCGTCCATGATGTGAAAGTGGTAAACTCTGTTTACCAGAGACATAGAGCTAGAAACATTGCTGCGGCTGGCGCTGAG GTGTTTCTGAGACAAAGGCTATCTGGCCAGGGTCTTGCTTTTATTACTGCCGGTGGCTCTG TTGTACAGAAAAACCTGGAGGTGGGAGAAGTTCTCACCATTGACGTTTCTTGCATTGCCGCTCTCACTCCCCCCATCAATTTCAGAATCAACTACCATGCTGCACCTGTAAGACGGGCAGTGTTCGGG GGTGATAACGTAGTAACAGCGACGCTGACGGGACCAGGCATTGTGTTCATCCAAAGCTTACCGTTCCATCGACTCTCCCAGCGAATCGCAAG GTCGGTGACTTCCCCAAACATGAGGGAAAATCCACGATTTTTAGTTCAAATAGGATTATTCTTGTTCCTTGCGTACGTTGTAATTGCATCTTCTTTGATCCTTACCGAAATGTGA